The Mucilaginibacter yixingensis genome window below encodes:
- a CDS encoding rhamnogalacturonan lyase, translating to MRTFTARFAGIAALLLFPAVLMAQRPMEYLGRGVVAIHQTTDSVFVSWRVLGTDPAGLGFNLYRQTGKAAPVKLNQSPITGATIFSDIKPDFTQTNAYFVRPVDQGKEQEASKPFVLPANAPVKPYLSVPLKTPNGYQPNDVSVADLDGDGEYEIILHQAGRGHDNSQGGFTDSPILQAYKLDGTLLWTINLGKNIREGAHYTQFMVYDLDGDGRAEVACKTADGTIDGQGNVIGDSTKDWRNDRGYILAGPEYLTIFNGMTGKAMATTNFVPARYPDNLNPTSDQLKEMWGDGYGNRMDRFLAAIAYLDGKHPSLIMSRGYYTRTFVTAWDWKDGKLTKRWAFDSKDKKNPYSGQGNHNLSITDVDGDGKDEIIYGAMTLDDDGKGLYTTGIGHADALHVGDLDPDRPGLEVFDTQERFSDAGANFRDARTGEVIWKKASVKAGEDGEGPGRALALNIDPRYRGSECWVAGAGLTGIWDAKGNKISEVAPPCNFGIFWDGDLQSELLNGTNIMKWDYQNSKTISLLNARNYDCASNNGTKANPCLSADILGDWREEAIYRTTDGKELRIFVSTIPTTHRLYTFMHDPQYRLSIAWQNVAYNQPPHTSFYMGDDMTEPPKPNIILIKYAEKK from the coding sequence ATGAGAACCTTCACCGCTCGTTTTGCCGGTATTGCGGCTCTTCTATTATTCCCGGCTGTATTGATGGCCCAGCGACCAATGGAATACCTGGGCAGGGGCGTAGTAGCCATTCACCAAACAACCGACTCTGTTTTTGTGAGCTGGCGCGTGCTGGGCACAGATCCGGCTGGTCTGGGTTTTAACCTGTACCGTCAAACCGGTAAAGCTGCGCCTGTTAAACTCAATCAATCACCAATAACCGGCGCAACCATATTTAGCGATATCAAACCTGATTTTACGCAGACTAACGCCTATTTTGTGCGTCCGGTAGATCAGGGTAAAGAGCAAGAGGCCAGCAAACCGTTTGTACTCCCGGCAAATGCACCTGTAAAGCCATATCTGTCGGTTCCGCTTAAAACGCCAAACGGTTATCAACCTAATGATGTCTCTGTGGCCGATCTGGACGGTGATGGCGAGTACGAAATTATATTGCACCAAGCCGGCCGCGGGCATGATAACTCGCAGGGAGGGTTTACCGATAGCCCTATTTTGCAAGCCTACAAGCTGGATGGTACGCTCTTGTGGACCATCAACCTGGGCAAGAACATTCGCGAAGGCGCACACTATACCCAGTTTATGGTGTATGACCTGGACGGCGACGGCAGGGCAGAGGTGGCTTGTAAAACTGCCGATGGTACTATAGACGGCCAGGGCAATGTAATAGGCGATTCTACCAAAGACTGGCGTAACGATCGCGGTTACATCCTGGCTGGTCCGGAATACCTCACTATTTTTAATGGAATGACCGGCAAGGCTATGGCCACCACCAATTTTGTTCCGGCCCGGTATCCTGATAACTTAAATCCAACTTCAGATCAGCTGAAAGAAATGTGGGGCGATGGTTATGGTAACCGTATGGATCGTTTCCTGGCGGCCATTGCTTACCTGGATGGCAAGCATCCCAGCCTGATTATGAGTCGCGGTTATTACACCCGCACGTTTGTAACCGCCTGGGACTGGAAAGACGGCAAACTAACCAAACGCTGGGCCTTTGATAGTAAAGATAAAAAGAACCCATACTCGGGCCAGGGCAACCACAACCTGAGCATCACGGATGTGGACGGCGATGGCAAAGACGAGATTATCTATGGTGCCATGACGCTGGACGATGACGGTAAAGGTTTGTACACCACAGGTATTGGTCATGCTGATGCTTTGCACGTTGGCGATCTGGACCCTGATCGACCCGGACTGGAGGTTTTTGATACACAGGAACGTTTCTCTGACGCCGGTGCTAATTTTCGCGACGCCCGTACTGGCGAAGTGATCTGGAAAAAAGCATCGGTAAAAGCCGGTGAAGATGGCGAGGGCCCGGGCAGGGCACTGGCGCTGAATATCGACCCAAGGTATCGCGGTTCTGAATGCTGGGTAGCCGGTGCCGGTTTAACCGGGATCTGGGATGCCAAGGGCAATAAAATAAGCGAGGTAGCGCCGCCTTGCAACTTCGGCATATTTTGGGATGGCGATTTGCAAAGCGAATTGTTGAACGGTACCAACATTATGAAATGGGATTACCAGAATAGTAAAACCATATCACTGCTCAATGCGCGTAATTATGATTGTGCCTCAAACAACGGTACCAAGGCCAATCCATGTCTGTCGGCAGATATCTTAGGCGATTGGCGCGAGGAAGCCATTTACCGCACAACCGATGGTAAAGAGCTGCGCATTTTTGTATCTACTATCCCAACCACGCATCGGCTGTACACTTTTATGCATGATCCGCAATATCGCCTTAGTATTGCCTGGCAAAATGTGGCTTATAACCAGCCGCCCCACACCAGTTTTTACATGGGCGATGATATGACCGAGCCGCCAAAACCTAATATTATCTTAATTAAGTACGCAGAGAAGAAGTAA
- a CDS encoding hydroxypyruvate isomerase family protein, with protein MLNNKLQHSVSPWCFEPMTLVELCAAAKAIGMQGIDLCGPADWPTLKQFDLYSPMCNGAEISLTEGFNDPQYHTLLFERYTAMIPLVSQNGYQNLICFSGNRRGISDDQGLQNCVAGIEPLLKLAEEHSIVLCMELLNSRVDHPDYQCDHTEWGVELAKHLDSNNFKLLYDIYHMQIMEGDIIASIKKYSPYIAHYHTAGVPGRNEINQSQELNYPAIMQAIAATGYTGFIGQEFVPLSADKIAALKAAVELCDV; from the coding sequence ATGCTAAATAACAAACTGCAACATTCTGTTAGTCCCTGGTGTTTTGAGCCGATGACGCTTGTGGAGTTGTGCGCCGCTGCCAAAGCCATAGGCATGCAAGGGATTGATCTTTGCGGACCGGCGGACTGGCCCACGCTCAAACAGTTTGATCTGTACTCGCCCATGTGTAACGGGGCCGAAATTAGCCTTACAGAGGGCTTTAATGATCCACAATATCATACGTTATTATTTGAACGATACACGGCGATGATACCGCTGGTTAGCCAGAATGGATATCAAAACCTCATTTGCTTTAGCGGCAACAGAAGGGGCATAAGCGATGACCAAGGCCTTCAAAACTGCGTAGCAGGCATCGAACCGCTGCTTAAACTGGCAGAGGAGCACAGCATAGTTTTATGCATGGAACTTTTGAACAGTAGGGTAGACCACCCAGATTATCAGTGCGACCATACCGAGTGGGGGGTAGAATTGGCCAAACACCTGGATTCAAATAATTTCAAGCTGTTGTATGATATCTACCACATGCAGATTATGGAGGGCGACATCATTGCCTCCATCAAAAAATACAGCCCATACATAGCGCATTATCATACGGCTGGTGTACCAGGGCGTAACGAGATCAATCAATCACAGGAGCTAAACTACCCGGCAATTATGCAGGCCATTGCAGCTACTGGTTATACCGGTTTCATCGGGCAGGAGTTTGTGCCGTTATCAGCAGATAAAATTGCTGCTTTGAAGGCTGCTGTGGAGCTATGTGATGTATAA
- a CDS encoding nucleoside hydrolase-like domain-containing protein, translating to MKYLILLFTVVLFYTSAQGQQPVPVKPRILVSTDIGGSDPDDNQSMAHLLMYSDLFNIEGLVSSPSYGGGSKEEILRMIGLYEKDYPKLIQHDKNLNTPDYLRSVTKQGHRGISPFAGYSKPTEGSDWIVKCARKKSNQPLWVLIWGGLEDLAQALHDAPDIKSKIKVYWIGGPNKIWGANSYVYIVKNFPDLWFIENNASYRGFFSNTGSSDKFNSKNYFGNFIQNAGALGFDFDKNRYQGNVKMGDTPSLLYMMDGNPNDPARENWGGSFEKMSRSPRYIIRKPTTNKDTAHVYSILEFHFEGPKLNIPADSACFTLTIKAGDRLQKWNGYYMGNGDYAVNYAHKQKEDITYTVTSNIPGFKAQSGALVIDNVWPGKPTANDFKLGSTWYTDKSAPELFDGGWQGAVTVRKWREAMLADWAKRWAWLK from the coding sequence ATGAAGTACCTGATATTACTGTTTACTGTTGTTTTATTTTACACCTCGGCACAAGGCCAGCAGCCTGTGCCGGTAAAACCGAGAATTTTGGTTAGTACAGATATCGGCGGGTCAGACCCGGATGACAACCAGTCTATGGCTCATCTTTTAATGTACAGCGATTTGTTTAACATTGAAGGGCTGGTGTCCTCGCCATCTTATGGCGGTGGCTCTAAAGAAGAGATTTTGAGGATGATTGGCTTGTATGAGAAAGATTATCCTAAGCTGATTCAGCACGACAAGAACCTCAACACGCCAGACTATCTGCGGTCGGTTACTAAACAGGGGCATCGCGGTATATCTCCATTTGCAGGTTATTCCAAACCCACAGAAGGCTCTGACTGGATTGTTAAATGCGCCAGAAAGAAAAGCAACCAACCATTATGGGTACTTATTTGGGGTGGATTAGAAGATTTGGCTCAAGCCTTACATGATGCACCTGATATCAAATCAAAAATCAAGGTTTACTGGATAGGTGGCCCGAATAAAATATGGGGAGCTAACAGCTACGTGTATATTGTAAAAAACTTCCCCGATTTGTGGTTTATTGAGAACAACGCATCATACCGCGGCTTCTTCTCTAATACTGGCAGTTCAGACAAGTTTAACAGCAAGAATTACTTCGGCAATTTTATCCAGAATGCAGGTGCCCTGGGCTTTGATTTCGACAAAAACCGTTACCAGGGCAATGTAAAAATGGGCGATACACCGTCATTACTTTATATGATGGACGGCAACCCTAACGATCCTGCTCGCGAAAACTGGGGCGGCAGTTTTGAAAAGATGAGCCGCAGCCCAAGATATATCATCCGCAAGCCTACTACCAATAAGGATACGGCTCATGTATATTCTATTTTAGAGTTCCATTTTGAGGGCCCTAAACTGAATATTCCTGCAGATTCGGCTTGCTTTACGCTAACCATCAAGGCTGGCGACCGCTTGCAGAAATGGAACGGCTACTACATGGGCAATGGTGATTATGCCGTTAACTACGCGCATAAGCAGAAAGAGGATATCACTTACACCGTCACGTCAAACATCCCTGGCTTTAAGGCGCAAAGCGGGGCTTTGGTTATTGATAACGTATGGCCAGGCAAACCAACCGCAAATGATTTTAAATTAGGCTCGACCTGGTACACCGATAAATCGGCCCCTGAACTTTTTGACGGTGGCTGGCAAGGTGCCGTAACTGTGCGCAAATGGCGCGAGGCGATGCTGGCAGACTGGGCCAAGCGCTGGGCATGGTTGAAATAG
- a CDS encoding DoxX family protein produces MLNNLFSVGGKNHRQLAPLFLRMAIGFGFMAHGWAKLSRGPEAFAQLLTLIKVPAPQVLAWVTTLTELTGGFALFVGALVSLVAIPLICTMVVAMFSIHIHYGYSAVKTIGLTPHGPLFGPPGYEINLIYIAGLISLLITGAGRFSIDALLAKTKTIQ; encoded by the coding sequence ATGTTAAACAATCTTTTTTCTGTTGGTGGTAAAAACCACCGGCAGCTTGCTCCTTTATTTTTGCGTATGGCTATCGGCTTCGGTTTTATGGCCCACGGGTGGGCCAAACTAAGCAGAGGCCCCGAGGCGTTTGCACAGTTGTTAACCTTAATAAAAGTGCCCGCGCCGCAGGTGTTGGCCTGGGTTACCACACTTACAGAATTGACGGGCGGTTTTGCACTGTTTGTGGGTGCGTTGGTAAGTCTGGTAGCAATTCCGCTAATTTGTACTATGGTGGTGGCAATGTTTAGCATCCACATTCATTATGGTTACAGTGCGGTGAAAACAATTGGGTTAACGCCACATGGCCCATTGTTTGGGCCACCAGGTTATGAGATTAACCTGATTTACATTGCAGGCTTAATATCGTTGCTGATTACAGGTGCCGGCAGGTTTTCTATAGATGCACTACTTGCCAAAACCAAAACTATTCAATAA
- a CDS encoding sulfite exporter TauE/SafE family protein — protein sequence MTMIYICLLLVGFIATLVRSTFGFGESLVAVPLFSLFMPISVAVPLSVLISVLVALVVVVQDHRRIHFKSAKWLVLAALPGIPLGLLILIYGNELWVKTGLGLLIIFYALYALFATKAIRLQNDSKLWLTVCGFLSGVLGGAYGVNGPPLVVYGNMRQWSAKEFRATLQGYFLPASFIGLMGYLVKGLVTVQLGWYFLISLPVVVPAIFLGRYLNHKLKDGAFFKYVYAGLLLIGLSLIVFSFLGVKS from the coding sequence ATGACCATGATCTATATCTGCCTGCTTCTGGTGGGTTTTATTGCAACGCTGGTGCGCTCTACTTTTGGTTTTGGCGAGTCGCTGGTAGCGGTGCCATTGTTCAGTTTGTTTATGCCCATCAGTGTGGCGGTGCCCTTATCTGTGCTTATCTCGGTATTGGTGGCGTTGGTAGTTGTGGTGCAAGATCATCGGCGCATTCATTTCAAAAGTGCCAAATGGCTTGTTCTTGCAGCGTTGCCGGGCATCCCATTGGGCTTGCTGATCCTGATTTACGGTAACGAGCTATGGGTGAAGACCGGCCTGGGTTTGCTGATTATTTTTTATGCACTCTACGCGCTGTTTGCTACCAAGGCCATCCGACTGCAGAATGACAGTAAACTTTGGCTGACGGTATGTGGATTCTTATCTGGCGTGTTAGGTGGTGCTTACGGCGTTAACGGGCCGCCATTGGTGGTTTATGGCAATATGCGCCAATGGAGTGCTAAAGAATTCAGGGCCACTTTACAAGGTTATTTTCTGCCGGCCAGCTTTATTGGTTTGATGGGATATTTAGTTAAAGGTTTGGTTACGGTGCAATTGGGCTGGTATTTTCTAATCTCGTTACCTGTGGTGGTGCCCGCAATTTTTCTGGGTCGATACCTTAATCATAAGTTAAAAGACGGTGCTTTCTTTAAATATGTTTACGCGGGTTTGCTGCTCATTGGGTTGAGCCTTATTGTGTTTAGCTTTTTGGGCGTTAAATCATAG
- a CDS encoding MFS transporter yields the protein MNSTAVLSAKPIKEHHQGIATILAFALLPLSGFATDIYIPSLPSMAGQLQVSNIQVQMTLTLFLISYGVTQLFIGSLLDSFGRYHIALWSLILFAAASFVIALTHNIWVIYLMRIVHGITVGGVIVAKRAYFIDLFSGEKLKGYLSMFSIIWSTGPIVAPFIGGYLETAFGWKSNFYFLGGFAAVLALLDYVYSGETLQNISAFKLKSIAKTYATMFSTVSFTIGLIMIGLAYSMVMIYNMTGPFIIEHKFHQSPVVAGYSSLILGLAWMTGGIIGKATINKPFMGRMAVNITIQVVLSILMLITIRYVSGIAVMILFAFLIHVAAGFTFNNFFTYCLSLFPKNGGVASGLSGGVNYVIVSVMSYSIVAALPAKDATNLGWSYLLLIIASVLAMFVLKLKKA from the coding sequence ATGAATTCAACAGCTGTATTATCTGCCAAACCCATCAAAGAGCATCACCAGGGCATAGCCACCATATTGGCGTTTGCGCTGCTGCCTTTGTCGGGTTTTGCTACCGATATTTATATCCCGTCGTTACCCAGTATGGCGGGCCAATTGCAGGTTAGCAATATTCAGGTGCAAATGACCCTGACGCTGTTCCTGATCAGCTACGGTGTTACGCAATTGTTTATTGGCAGCTTGCTGGATAGTTTCGGTCGTTATCATATTGCACTCTGGAGCCTTATTCTGTTTGCCGCTGCCAGCTTTGTAATTGCACTAACGCACAACATCTGGGTAATTTACCTGATGCGCATTGTGCACGGTATTACAGTAGGAGGGGTTATTGTAGCCAAGCGGGCCTATTTTATAGATCTTTTTAGTGGCGAAAAGCTGAAAGGCTACCTGAGTATGTTCTCCATCATTTGGTCTACCGGGCCTATTGTTGCACCGTTTATTGGCGGCTACCTGGAGACTGCTTTCGGCTGGAAATCAAACTTCTATTTCCTCGGTGGATTTGCTGCCGTGCTGGCCCTGCTGGATTATGTTTACAGCGGCGAGACCCTCCAGAATATATCAGCTTTTAAGCTGAAGAGTATTGCCAAAACCTATGCCACCATGTTTAGCACCGTGAGTTTTACCATCGGGTTGATTATGATTGGCCTGGCCTATTCTATGGTGATGATTTACAACATGACAGGGCCGTTTATTATTGAGCATAAGTTTCACCAGTCGCCGGTAGTTGCCGGTTATAGCTCGCTCATCCTCGGCCTGGCGTGGATGACGGGCGGCATTATTGGTAAGGCCACCATCAACAAGCCTTTTATGGGGCGTATGGCGGTCAATATTACTATCCAGGTGGTGCTATCAATACTGATGCTGATTACCATTCGCTATGTTTCGGGCATTGCGGTAATGATTTTGTTCGCCTTCTTAATTCACGTGGCGGCAGGTTTCACTTTTAATAACTTTTTTACTTATTGTTTGAGCCTGTTCCCTAAAAACGGGGGCGTGGCCAGCGGGTTGTCTGGTGGTGTGAACTATGTAATTGTATCGGTAATGAGTTATAGCATTGTGGCCGCTTTGCCGGCTAAAGATGCCACCAACCTGGGCTGGAGTTACCTGCTGCTCATCATTGCATCGGTGTTGGCTATGTTCGTCCTCAAACTTAAAAAGGCCTGA
- a CDS encoding START domain-containing protein yields the protein MKIKFQWLFVCLFCLSVGLANAQSNWTLKTQKDGIRVYMAPVADSKVNAVKVLCEFEATPAALVAVLMDVKSCTEWVYHTKSCTLVKQNSPWDVVYHSEINLPWPVENRDFVAHLWVTQDPKTHTIIVDGPAIPGFVAEKKGTFRIAHSKGRWVINAINSHTIAVEYTLQVDPGGNVPAWLVNMFAAEGPIQSFKGLRLQLQKPRYQNARLPEEI from the coding sequence ATGAAGATTAAATTTCAATGGTTATTTGTTTGCCTGTTTTGCCTGTCTGTTGGTTTGGCCAACGCCCAAAGCAACTGGACGTTGAAAACTCAGAAGGATGGCATTAGGGTTTACATGGCACCAGTGGCAGATTCTAAGGTAAATGCGGTTAAAGTGCTGTGCGAATTTGAGGCAACGCCAGCCGCATTGGTTGCGGTTTTAATGGATGTTAAAAGCTGTACCGAATGGGTTTATCATACCAAATCATGTACGCTGGTAAAGCAAAACTCACCCTGGGATGTGGTTTATCACTCAGAGATTAACCTGCCATGGCCTGTAGAAAACAGGGATTTTGTTGCCCACCTTTGGGTAACGCAAGACCCAAAAACCCATACGATAATAGTTGATGGCCCCGCTATTCCCGGTTTTGTTGCAGAAAAAAAAGGAACTTTCAGAATAGCTCATTCTAAGGGCCGCTGGGTTATCAATGCTATCAACTCACACACCATAGCTGTAGAATATACTTTGCAGGTAGATCCGGGTGGTAATGTACCCGCCTGGCTGGTTAACATGTTTGCCGCCGAGGGACCGATACAAAGTTTTAAAGGCTTGCGCCTGCAGTTGCAAAAGCCACGGTATCAAAATGCCCGTTTGCCAGAGGAGATTTAA
- a CDS encoding SDR family NAD(P)-dependent oxidoreductase: MAKTVFITGASRGFGKLWAEALLQRGDKVVATARDLSALDDLVTKYGDNILPLQLNVNDREADFAAITKAKQHFGSIDVLINNAGYGLFGTVEETTEQQAREQMETNFFGLLWLTQAVLPVMREQGHGHIIQLSSVLGLVTLPVLGLYNASKFAVEGLSETLAAEVKGFGINVTLIEPNGFATDWSGASALQTEAMPAYDAVRAAFQEGVSGDIWGVPEATTPAVLQLIDAENPPLRLFLGNQGYPWVKQVYQGRYAEWDNWNEVSTAAHGK, from the coding sequence ATGGCAAAAACAGTTTTTATTACCGGCGCCTCACGTGGTTTCGGTAAATTATGGGCCGAAGCATTATTGCAACGCGGCGATAAAGTAGTAGCAACAGCACGCGATTTAAGCGCGCTGGACGATCTGGTAACCAAATACGGCGATAACATTTTACCCCTGCAACTCAATGTTAACGACCGTGAGGCCGACTTTGCGGCCATAACCAAAGCCAAACAACATTTCGGCAGCATTGATGTGCTGATCAACAACGCCGGTTACGGTTTATTTGGAACCGTAGAAGAAACCACCGAACAACAGGCCCGCGAGCAAATGGAAACCAACTTCTTCGGTTTGCTGTGGTTAACCCAGGCGGTATTGCCGGTAATGCGCGAGCAGGGGCATGGTCATATCATCCAGCTATCAAGTGTGTTAGGGCTGGTTACGCTACCGGTATTGGGCCTATACAACGCCTCAAAATTTGCGGTAGAAGGTTTAAGTGAAACCCTGGCTGCAGAGGTAAAAGGTTTCGGTATTAACGTTACGTTGATTGAGCCAAACGGTTTTGCTACCGATTGGAGCGGCGCATCTGCCCTGCAAACCGAAGCTATGCCAGCTTATGATGCTGTGCGTGCGGCTTTCCAGGAAGGAGTGAGCGGCGATATTTGGGGTGTGCCAGAGGCAACTACCCCGGCGGTATTGCAGTTAATTGATGCAGAAAATCCGCCGCTGCGTTTATTTTTGGGTAACCAGGGCTACCCTTGGGTTAAACAGGTTTACCAGGGCCGTTATGCCGAGTGGGATAACTGGAACGAGGTTTCAACCGCGGCGCACGGTAAATAA
- a CDS encoding AraC family transcriptional regulator → MKHYKTIADMHRDNGYPAPENPLFSVFRCTRTCSLGNTEFTTDFYMIGFKKLKSGHILYGRTKYDHDTGSMMFIKPRQVIEFMSPEFEEDAFMILIHEDFLNGHALHTEMGKYSFFDYEANEALHLSPREEKIVWELYSSIEGEYQDNPDEYSRDIILAHIDSMLKYSQRFYKRQFINRTELSGRTVSKFNDALGTYFKNGLLQTQGLPTVSALAAQLNLSSRYLSDLLKQETGKTAIDLIHIYLVKEAKNRLIGQELSVSEIAYELGFENLPYFSRLFKKETGVSPNQFKKQLLN, encoded by the coding sequence ATGAAGCACTATAAAACGATAGCCGATATGCACCGGGACAATGGTTACCCGGCACCCGAAAACCCGCTGTTCAGCGTTTTCAGGTGTACACGCACTTGCTCGTTGGGCAATACCGAGTTTACGACCGATTTCTACATGATCGGTTTTAAAAAGCTGAAATCGGGCCATATTTTATACGGACGCACTAAGTACGATCATGATACCGGTAGCATGATGTTTATCAAACCCCGCCAGGTGATTGAGTTTATGAGTCCGGAATTTGAGGAAGATGCTTTCATGATTTTAATTCATGAGGATTTTTTGAACGGACACGCGCTGCACACCGAGATGGGCAAGTATTCTTTTTTTGATTACGAGGCTAACGAAGCACTGCACCTTTCGCCGCGTGAGGAGAAGATTGTTTGGGAGCTTTATTCAAGCATAGAGGGCGAGTACCAGGATAATCCGGATGAATACAGTCGCGATATCATCCTGGCGCATATTGATTCGATGCTGAAGTATTCGCAGCGCTTCTATAAGCGTCAATTCATCAATCGTACTGAATTATCGGGAAGGACCGTGTCAAAGTTTAATGATGCTTTGGGTACTTATTTTAAAAATGGGTTGTTGCAAACCCAGGGATTGCCAACGGTAAGTGCATTGGCAGCACAACTAAATTTGTCGTCGCGTTACCTGAGTGATCTATTGAAACAAGAGACCGGGAAGACGGCTATAGATTTGATCCATATTTACCTGGTTAAAGAAGCCAAAAACCGGTTGATTGGCCAGGAGTTGAGCGTATCTGAAATTGCTTATGAATTGGGTTTTGAAAACCTGCCGTATTTCTCCAGGCTTTTTAAGAAAGAGACCGGCGTAAGCCCGAATCAGTTTAAGAAGCAGTTGTTAAATTAA
- a CDS encoding sensor histidine kinase KdpD yields MPYTVLTYARTLIMRISRQWHVLTGRAAGFSLEARIFHSISLGIVLLAWCYVPYDLFAGLYVAAASCVIISGFFLYEYYRSRYCGHPHRSFIFGFVGLALFSVNYFCNSGINGSTDLIWPVYLLLLLTICPYRHHIGWVITYLVVFGLVHLLEHLHPELVHYPFRPGKGQFIDRITAFPMPVLGMAVVIGLFRRSYDRERAKAEQRNIEKSRLLSILSHDFRAPLIQIRQYLELLNDPELSVAERAQLEHTLRKANDQTLDMVTNLLHWSRSQLDGAAVHLTRLHLAETLDSTLSIQKGMAAQKQVEIETYINPAIQILGDADMLQLVVRNLLQNAIKFTPKNGLISVSTDVNETYCQLHVSDSGTGITPNQLASLFSGDIVPAYGTANEKGVGLGLILCREFMERQGGRISVESTLGKGSVFTIELPLVQTATAPATDAKIVPFQSKVA; encoded by the coding sequence ATGCCCTACACTGTACTTACCTATGCCCGCACCTTAATTATGCGTATAAGCAGGCAGTGGCATGTGCTAACGGGCCGCGCTGCGGGATTCTCGCTTGAGGCCCGGATATTTCACTCTATCAGTCTGGGTATTGTATTGCTGGCGTGGTGCTATGTGCCGTATGATTTGTTTGCCGGGTTGTATGTAGCGGCTGCATCCTGCGTTATCATTTCGGGTTTCTTTCTGTATGAGTATTATCGTTCCAGATATTGCGGGCATCCGCACCGGAGTTTTATTTTCGGTTTTGTAGGACTGGCGCTATTTTCTGTCAACTATTTCTGCAACTCGGGGATTAATGGGTCTACAGATTTAATATGGCCGGTTTACCTGCTTTTGCTGCTTACTATTTGTCCGTACAGGCACCATATTGGTTGGGTAATTACCTATCTGGTGGTGTTTGGGCTGGTGCATCTGCTGGAGCATCTGCATCCAGAGCTGGTGCATTATCCGTTTCGCCCGGGTAAAGGGCAATTTATAGATCGCATTACTGCCTTTCCTATGCCGGTTTTGGGCATGGCGGTGGTTATTGGCTTATTTAGACGAAGTTATGACCGAGAAAGGGCAAAAGCAGAACAACGGAACATTGAAAAAAGCAGGCTGCTATCCATCCTCTCGCATGATTTCAGGGCACCGCTTATCCAGATCCGCCAGTACCTTGAGTTACTGAACGACCCGGAGTTGTCGGTCGCAGAACGCGCGCAACTGGAGCATACCCTGCGCAAAGCCAATGATCAGACACTGGATATGGTGACCAACCTGCTGCACTGGTCGCGCTCGCAATTGGACGGCGCAGCCGTGCACCTGACCCGATTACATTTAGCAGAAACGCTGGATAGTACGCTGTCCATACAAAAAGGCATGGCAGCGCAAAAACAAGTGGAAATTGAAACCTATATCAATCCGGCTATTCAAATACTTGGCGATGCCGACATGCTGCAGTTGGTGGTGCGTAATCTATTGCAGAACGCCATCAAGTTCACCCCGAAGAATGGCCTGATTAGCGTAAGCACCGACGTAAATGAAACTTACTGCCAATTGCATGTAAGCGATAGCGGAACAGGCATCACGCCAAATCAATTAGCCAGCCTGTTTTCCGGAGATATTGTGCCCGCCTATGGCACTGCAAATGAAAAGGGCGTAGGTTTGGGCCTGATACTTTGTCGCGAATTTATGGAACGACAAGGCGGCCGCATCTCAGTTGAAAGTACTTTAGGTAAAGGATCGGTATTTACCATTGAATTGCCGCTGGTGCAAACCGCCACAGCCCCGGCCACTGACGCCAAAATAGTTCCCTTCCAATCTAAAGTAGCTTAG